In one Pyxidicoccus xibeiensis genomic region, the following are encoded:
- a CDS encoding ABC transporter ATP-binding protein, whose protein sequence is MRVELEQVRKHFGRTEVLRGVSLSVPAGRRVALIGPNGSGKSTLIRSLLGLVACDGKVLLDGRSPFADRVEVARRLAYVPQVAPQLAAPVEDIIGMVTLTRGLSAEAVAHVAARLELDVQSVRARPFRALSGGMKQKLLIALALASEASLLVLDEPTASLDARAREHFFRLCEEVAPGTTLLLCSHRLEELRHLAEHVVALEDGRVAYDGAAADFLAGRGVSVVEVSVGSADGGAWLEARGFRTGLQGWWVRTVSQAEKLQLLPEVTRELGAGLQNLLVRDLETVEVPRGSERR, encoded by the coding sequence ATGCGCGTTGAGCTGGAGCAGGTCCGCAAGCACTTCGGGCGCACGGAGGTGCTGCGCGGGGTGTCCCTCTCGGTGCCCGCCGGCCGGCGCGTGGCGCTCATCGGCCCCAACGGCAGCGGCAAGTCCACCCTCATCCGCTCCCTGCTGGGGCTGGTGGCATGCGACGGGAAGGTGCTGCTGGACGGGCGCTCGCCCTTCGCGGACAGGGTGGAGGTCGCGCGCCGGCTCGCCTACGTGCCGCAGGTGGCGCCGCAGCTCGCCGCGCCGGTGGAGGACATCATCGGCATGGTGACCCTCACGCGCGGGCTGTCCGCGGAAGCCGTCGCGCACGTGGCCGCGCGCCTGGAACTGGACGTGCAAAGCGTGCGCGCCCGGCCCTTCCGCGCGCTGTCCGGAGGCATGAAGCAGAAGCTGCTGATTGCCCTGGCGCTGGCCTCGGAGGCGTCGCTGCTCGTCCTGGACGAGCCCACCGCGAGCCTCGATGCGCGGGCGCGCGAGCACTTCTTCCGGCTGTGCGAGGAGGTGGCGCCGGGCACCACGCTCCTGCTGTGCTCGCACCGGCTGGAGGAGCTGCGGCACCTGGCAGAGCATGTCGTCGCCTTGGAAGACGGCCGCGTGGCGTATGACGGCGCCGCGGCGGACTTCCTCGCGGGCCGGGGCGTCAGCGTGGTGGAGGTGTCCGTCGGCTCGGCCGATGGGGGCGCGTGGCTGGAGGCGCGAGGCTTCCGCACGGGCCTCCAGGGCTGGTGGGTGCGCACCGTGTCCCAGGCAGAGAAGTTGCAACTGCTTCCGGAGGTGACGCGCGAGCTGGGGGCCGGGCTGCAAAACCTGCTCGTGCGCGACCTGGAGACGGTGGAGGTGCCTCGTGGCAGCGAGCGTCGTTAG